GAGCAGCGTCAAGGCACGGAGCGCCCATTCCCGCGCCCCCGTGAACAATACCGGGTCCAACGCCACCACGGCCCGGAAGAGCGCGGGCGCCTTCGCGGAGGCCAGCAGCGTCGCCACGCCGCCCATGCTGTGCCCCACGCCCACGACCCCCTGCACGCCGTGAGCACGCAGGGCGTGAATCAGGTCATCCGCCATGTCATCCCAGGTCCGCAGCTCGCGCGGGTCGGAGCCCGGCACGAGGCACCGCGTACGAAGCGTGAAGACGTGGTAGCGCGGCTTCAGGTGCTCGATGAGTTTGCGGTAGCACCCCGGAGGAAAGCCGTTGGCGTGGGCCAGGTGCAGCACCGGACCGGTGCCGCCCCAGTCCTCCATCTGAAGGGCGTCGTGCATGTCCCGTCGATTACCCCGGACCGCGGCGAATGTCTTCCGTCACTCGGAGTCCGCACGCAGAGGCGGAAGCAGCACCCGCCCCGGAAACCCGACCCAACGCCGTGCCGAGCCACACATCGTGGCGTGCCAAAGGGCACCCTGCGGCCCGGCCCGTCACCGCCACTGCGGGTGCGCCAGCACGCGCGCCTCGATGTCGGGCGTGAGCTGCCCACCATGCGGCGCCCGGGATGACGAGCGCTTCCATCGCTCCAGCCACCGCTCACCGAGCGGCGCCTCCAGCGACTCACGCCGCGTGGCGCCCACCGTCGTCTCGCCCTTCGTCCCCGTCGACACACCCGCGCCCACGAAGAACCCGGCCAGCAGCAACGTCACCCGCGTGGGCGTGGCCGCGCTGTACGTGAGCAGCAGCGTCCCCTCCCCGTCCTCGCGGCAGTGCCGGCGCACGCGGGCCAGCACCGCTTCGGTCCACATCTCCGGATTGGACGCCGGAGAGAACGGGTCGAAGTAGACGAGGTCCGCCACGGGCAGCGTGCCGTCCAGGTGCGGCACCGCGTCCCCCAGCAGCAGCCGCCAGCGGAGCCCCTCCGCCTCCCACACCCCGTCGCGCAT
Above is a genomic segment from Myxococcus xanthus containing:
- a CDS encoding tRNA (5-methylaminomethyl-2-thiouridine)(34)-methyltransferase MnmD; this translates as MSTAPDANPRDGDFELITLRNGARAVRHLGHGEVMHPSVGPWQEALRLYVEQARLADRLRQPGPPLVIHDVGLGAATNAVAALTCARSLGAEQRRLLEVVSFEVDLAPLRLALADAEGFPFLQPFRDAAETLMRDGVWEAEGLRWRLLLGDAVPHLDGTLPVADLVYFDPFSPASNPEMWTEAVLARVRRHCREDGEGTLLLTYSAATPTRVTLLLAGFFVGAGVSTGTKGETTVGATRRESLEAPLGERWLERWKRSSSRAPHGGQLTPDIEARVLAHPQWR